A region of the Mycteria americana isolate JAX WOST 10 ecotype Jacksonville Zoo and Gardens chromosome 24, USCA_MyAme_1.0, whole genome shotgun sequence genome:
CTGCAACTTcactttgtaatttttcttacCTTCATCGGATCATTAAGTGAgtagatttgggttttttggtctaAGTTTCACTTGGGCCAGAACGGGCAAATTCATCAGACCCTCAGCAGCGAGGATCTGCTCACCGCTGACTACGCTACCTGCTCTTCACACCTGCACACGCTTTGTCCTCAGAGTACTGCAGCACGGGCGGCACGCACTGCGCAGAGAGCTGAGAAGCCTCTCCGAGGGCTGAGGCCAGCCAGCCGAGCTGTGACGGGATCAGTGGCAAGTACCAATTCTGTAAGGGGATGGGCGCATGTAACAGATGCCTTCTTTTATTCCGGCTGGCAACTCAGTTAGTTCACATTAGAACAAAGACAACGCTAGCTCCTTAATTTTTCACTGGCGAGTGGAATATTTGGCAGGTCACACCATGAAGTTCAGTATTCACATACAAGGGCAGGTTTGCTTTAAGGAACTATCCCTTCATGTGGAGCAGTTCAGTATCTCCCCTTTCCATCAGCACCAGATGATACAATTCCATTTTTGCACCAGCTGGGTATATTTGGCTCGAAGGGAAACCCTGTCCCTTCTCATTAGCTGTTAGTGGCACAGTCTGTtacctcttttcttctctccccccaccctctctccccaAACTCCAACTGGCTAAGTCCATCCTTGATCTGGAGTTGAGATGCAAGCCAGGTCCTTCTCTCCCAACCTCATACACTGCTGTCCTCGAGCAGGGGCTCCTTGCCATCCGATCCTCCGGCCTGCGGGCTGTGGGTGTGGGTCTGGGCTCCGTTACTGTGCTTCTTGTGGCTGCCTGATCTCAAGGCAAGGTTGTGTTCTGGAATGAACAAGGCCACCAGGAGCGACAGCAGGACAGAACAAGCCCCAAACAGGAAGGGAGGCCCTGGGATGATGCTGCTCTGTAGGGCGAAACAGAGGAACGATTAATGCTCAAGTGCAAGGGCATACGAAGCCCAGCAAACGGAATGATAAAGCTGAACAGGTTACCTCATCTGTAGGGTTGGCCATGTTGGGCTTGGAGGCCTTACCCAAAGTTTCTACCTCAGCCATTTCATTCAACTCCACATGGAAGAGATAGAAGACAAAGCCATAGAGTGCCGGCCCCAGGCCGTTACACAGACCCCGAATTCCAGTGATCATCCCCTGCACCACACCTGGGGACAGAGCGAAGAAAGGAAGATAGGCTTACAGCTTCCTGAAGAAACTTGTTTTATTCAAGGCTGCTTACATATTCAGACAGGATCAAACATTCAGATCTGGATTGACATGCACTCTGCAGATGAAGTGGCTAGCCGGTGATTAGCTTCGCTCAGTATCAGGTTTTACAAAAATCAGTAATGCTGAGCTTGCTACTTTCACGAATAAAATGAGCATGGGCACATCAAGCAACAATTTCCAACTGAACTGGCATTTAAGGCAGCCCAGTCTGAGGACTCAGGGTCGATCCATGAAGCAGGCAAACAATTAAGCAGCAGTCTCCTCTCTACCTCAGACAGGCAACACTGAACACCTACGTGCATCATTTAAGAATTCCCTCCCAAAGCATCAGCTGTGGTCAAAGGCAAGAGTGTCAAGACTtaatagaattaaaatacttaataGAATACTTAAtagaattaaaagaataaagcGACACTCCACAGCTGGCACAGATGTTCCTGCCCACCCCTCCACCACCAATGCTGAGAATTCGAACGTGTGTCAGCTCAAGCGCCTGCTGGGATGAATCTGTTAGACAAATCCCCAAGGGACTCACCCTGTTGGTCGGGGTCCGCATTCCTAGACACCATGGCACTGATGGCTGGGAAGGTGATGCTAGACATGGCAGCCACGGCTCCTGCTGCCCACATCATCCTCggagagaaagaggcagcagtTAGGAGGCAGGCTCCCGAGGGCCAGCGGCAGACCAGCACCACAGCAGGGCAGCATCTCCCTCTGCCGGGGGACGGGGAGCTGCCGCAGAGCCACCGCGGAGGGAGAAACCCGCCGACGCCAGGAGACAGAGGTGGGCAAACTCTTCTTACCAAGGCTGCGATCCGAAGCCGTACCAGGCGAGCTGCAGGATCTGGAAGCCTAGTCCCAACAGGATGGTGTTTTTATTTCCTATCGAACGCATGAGAATTCCCAACACTActgtctggaaagaaaaacaggtgctTTCAAAGTACGTGCAAAGAAAGATGACAACACTGGACGACAAGAGGATGGGAATGCGAGGGAACTCGTGCTGCCATGAGACGCTATCACGCGCATGCGCTCCTCCACTCTCATAACATTGTGTTAGAAACCAGCGCGTCCCTGTCCATGGCAATCAGAGCACAAACTGGAGAGTTTCACAGAGCAACACGGGAGAGTTTCACAGAGCAGTTTACCACAGTTTGTTATTCAACAAACAACAGCTGCATTCAAAAGATAAGAAAGAGGGACCGCAGGTAGCCGTGCATGGGTCTGATGATGTCTGTGAGGCCACAGGGATTCTGACAACTCGCCAGCCCTGATTATCAGAGATTTTGGGCATTCTTATAACCATACTGCTAGAGCCAAGACAGAAATTGCTTCTCACCTGAGCAAGTATAGAGAGAATTCCAACTACACCAATAAAAGCTGCCACAGTCTCTGAGGAAAAACCAATGACCTGTGAAAACACCAAAGAGGGACTTTTCAGGCAAGAGATTTGTACCATACGAGAACAGTGTCACTAATGTTTACTGACATTGCTTATCAGGTACTTAAACATTAATCAACCGTACCTTCCGCTACCTCCCTGCTGCCACAGgaataaaatggaagattttcctCGGGCTGAAGAAACAGCTTTAAACCACTGGGCTCACCTTAAATGGCTGAGTGTGGCATGGACAGGATAGACAGGCAGACCACCAGCAAGAAGCCAAGCAAGGGTCCTGGCAATGCCTACAGAGTGGTCGCCAGGCTCCCACGTTTTTTAGGAAAGCTGGAACAAGTCACTGTTTCTTATAGCTTCAACTTTACTAAGGTATTGGCCAAGATCAGCTTCCTCAGGACATGCAAATAAGATAACATTTGTAGGCTGGGATTTCCTACATCCAGAGCCTTCCCTCATTGCAAGAGACCGACCTGTCGCAGGTAGAGGAAAAAGCTGGAGTACTGGCCGGCTTCAGGAAGGTAGGAGAGAAAGACGGTGATACAGATGAGCAGCACTGTCGAATCCTGACCCACTTTCCGCAAGGACTgcagggaaggggggtggggaccgaaaaaaaagtaaaaaaaaaaaaaaagagttaatatcATTAAATATTCTCCAGGTACAGAGACAGGAAAACCAAGTGCTTAAGTCACCATCTTATATCTAAGAAGTGAATACTTGAACGAAACCAGACCAGCATAGTCAAGTGCTTTTGATCAGAATTGTTTTTTCCTCAGACAGCCAAAATAATCTTCCCAGCAAGCAAAGGTGAGGTGAAACTGTGCAAAGCTCATCATCATTAGCAAAGGTCCTGAGAAGCCAGGAAGGCAGAAGACTTCTCCTGACACAGTGCTATTGCTAAGTAATGGGATTTATATTCAAGCAACTGGCACATTTCCACCAAGAGATGCTCTTGCTTCAGGACATCTGGAGCTGCTTTTAGATGGTTTGTAGCTATATGAGATCAGTTAGAAGCTGCTAGACAGCTGTAGATATGTGCAGTCTGCCATCGGTTGAACACTGTACCTTCGACAGGGTTAATCTAGGGCCCGCATCCTTCACCTTTTGTGGAATACATCTTCCTTTTGAGAGAAATTAGCAGAACTAAAGCAAATATAAGCATTACCAGCATGcggaaaaacagcagcaagatTACTTACAGCGAATGGGTCTGCTTGTTCCCAAGAGATTGGAGCTCCCCAAGAGACCGGGCGCATCTCTTCTGGCAGAGACTCTGGCACAGCCAGCAGGATGAAACCAATATCCAGCAAAGCAACACCTGAAGCTAGCACAACCACCAACGTATCGCCGTAGGCTTGGGAAAGGTATGCACCAATTGCTGGGCTGGTGACCAGACTAGCAGCAAACGTGGCTGACACCTGGAAGTATAAAACATTAATATAGCCTCTTCTTCCTAGAGCCTATTTTCTCCTCCAGAGTAACCCAAGGGTACTAGTTTTGCCATCTTTGATGGAAATAATCCAGGTGAACAGGGACTCCTGTAGACAGAAAGATGACGTGTTCTCTTGCTGTAATCTAGGCTAAGTTCTAGCAAAGGGAAATTAAAGCTATCCTAACAATTCATATACAATACTTTCAGTAGCCCTACAGAAAGGGCCCGATCACAGGCTACTTGTATGCATGCCAGCATCACAGCCTGCCCCCCTTCCTGGTGCAAAGAAGTTCACAGACCAGGCTGGTTTAAAGGCTAAGCAACAATACAGCCAGTATTCAGATCGCATAGAAATTAGGCCTCTCCCTCGGTGCTAAATGACAAACAGAAGAACAGGGAGGCTGTACTATTAGTGAAGCGCATATCATCTTTTCACTGATACTGTCCTTGGGCTCGTCAATAAGCCTCCCACCCTAATTTTATACCTCTCCTATCTGCAAAGCCCCAAAGATTTCTTTCAAGAGACAAGCCAGTTATTCAGCTCCTTACCAAGCCATACGCCGTGCTGCGTTCATGCTCCTGTGTGATATCAGCAACGTAggcaaaaatcacagaaaaggtGACAGCAAAGACTCCAGACATGGAAATGACAGCAAAATACCACCTGAAACAGGCGTTGCCAAAGGCAGAGTTAGAGAGCAACCACACGGTAGCCCACAGCTGCTGAATTAGAACCTCTCCCTTATTCTTCCTTAAGTCCATTCTACTTCGTTGCACCAGAGAGCGCTCAGGAACACCAAGCTTCAGTCTGGTGGCCCATGGCATTTTATCACTTATTTTCCCCACACAGGAAGGAAACATCAACATGCCCTAATAGTGATAATGCACCTATCAGGAGAACAGGCACCAGGAGACGAAAGACAGACTCTTTCTTCCTGACGCTGAACCCTCCAATTGAACCAGACAAGTAAATTAGTCTCTAGGCTGAGCATCCTTCTCCACTGGACAGACTCTTCCATCTCATCCTCAAATGCCCCACCTGCAAATCCCCCATCGTTCAACCTCACACTCATTCCTCTCCTCAGAACCCCTCGTTATAACAAGAGTAAACTCACCATGGACTGATCTTCATAAGAGGAATTGGCGCACACGTGAAGAagacagtgaggaggaggaaggatttcCTGCCCCAGACATCAGAGAGAGCACCAATCAGTGGGGCACttagaaaagaaagcagaccCTAAGAACGACAGACAGGACGACAGAGAGAAATCCCTCAGTCAAATTCTGATTGTCGATAGAAAGAGCTTTTGACAACATCATCTCACGAGAAAAACATGAGGAGACAATCCATTATTATTTTCTACATGCAGGCAATATTGCCAAAACATAACACTTTGTTAAACTGCTCACATCCTtttagggagggaaaaaaaaaaaatcctcgaCCAGCTAGGCACTGCTAAACACTCCAATTACTGCCCATTCTCTGCAACTGCTCAGCCTGCAGCTGTGCTCTTCCCAGCACGCCTGGGCAGCAGGGAGTTGCCCTGCCAGTACCTAAAAAGATGTTGGCACAGCTCCATCACATTAACATCTGCTGCAGTTCTAGGGAAAGCTTTCTCTTTTAGATGGAGACAAGACCGGCCCGATGAGATGCCAAGGCCATTAAGCACCAATAAAATTGTTCAATGCCTTTCAACATCTTTCTGACCCGAGATGGGCAGGGAGTGCCCAACTCCTATTGAAGCAAACCTCTCTGGGGCCATTTTCTGAGATCCTCTTGCCAGGGCCAGGGCCTAACAATCTGTTTTGCCACATTCCCAAGTCAGAACACATGGCCACTGCTTGTTCGCTATAGTTGCCTCCAGTTCTGCTCTGGAAATGCTGGTCTAGTCCAAACGCACTGCGCCCACTTACCGTGTCTCAGCATACTCCCCACCTTCTGTCTGGGGAGAGCCCACTAAGGCCTGCTTAGTTTCAACTTCTATTACTGATAAGTTCAGATGTCattgatcttttatttttttacgcTCCAGAATATGGATACAGGGCTGATCTCATGCTGATTtgaatattttcagctgaaacacaCAGCTGTTATAGCCCCAAACCCATGCTGACAAGTAGCACGTTGTTAATACTGCTCAGTAAAATCAACTACACAAGCTACCTGGTATCTACGCTCTGTCAATTCTTCATTCTGCATAAGGTTTGCCAGTAGCACCCCAAACTGAAACATGAACATTTATCTGTCAAATATTGGTTGACATCAGCAAATGACACAGATTATAATGGCTTGCCACTTCTTGCACTGATCGCGGCTTCAAATGAAAGCCTGGAAGGACTATTCCTTACCTTGACTCCATGAATCAGGCCATTCATCAAGAATGTATGCTGAGGAAAAGTCTGATGTAacacctagggaaaaaaaaaataaaaaacaaacccaaaccaaaaaaacagagcTAGCACCTGACAGCTAGATGCCTGGAAGAGCACAAAACAGGGAAAACGGGAAATACACTACCGACAATGCCACCACCGCTGTACCTACGTGAGGAGCTCTACCTCCCCTCTCCAACAGGGGCAGCCACTTTCTTTAATACTTCCCAGGTCTATAAACTATTCCAGCACACTTGGGCAAGGCTAAGACAATCAGAAACATGCCTTTCTCCATCCCTGCACCATCTGATTTCCCTCTGGTTTTACTTCATGTGACCACATAACTTTTCTGTTGTTCTCTCCCCCTTTCGTACTGTCTCTATGTTCGATTTGCATTTTATTCTACTAAGCTAATACTATATTTCTAAATGCCTTTGCATAAACAAAGACTCCTCTTGCATGGTTACCTAGATGTCAGAGATCTGGTCAAAAATACGCATGGCATGTTAAGACTTCAATGTGAGTTGGCATACCACCACCAGAAAATGAACTTAAAGAGCTGAGAATTCTTCCTGAAAGTGCCAAATCGGAAGTTTACAGCTCCTTAACTGAAGGCAAGTATCTGAGATGAGATTTTAAGTTTCTTTAATAAAGCTACCCCTCTCCACTTAACTTGATTGTGAAGTTGCCTTTGCTGCCTGTGTTAATCATAACTCAGTCAAGTCCTGAATGAGTTACTGGTGGGCTCTCCTAGAAGGAGCGTGACTTGGTGTAGCAAGTAATTGCCAGGAAATTGCCTCTGTGCTTTGACACCCCAGACAATGATGGTGATAGttcaagaaaaatctcttttatccCTAAATAAGTCAGTGTAGGGTAAAAGGTGCAGTCTTCGGATAAGAAGTCAAAGCTTTGCTCAACTTTCTTTCATTGAGCTCCCAagtgcacttttttttaatacctagggaaaaaaaggcaataaatgaCAGTAAACTACCAGTAAATTCTAGTAATTTCAGGTCAGGTCTTTCACTCGTGCTTTCTTGAAATCctccaaaagctttcaaaaatctAACTCATGCTTTGCTTCAAGTTAAGCTAtgataattaagaaaataagtaCCCAACTCCATAAAAAATTACTATAGCTCCAGCTTTTTCAGGTACAAACCATTACGTCTTGGTTTCTAATTCCCACACTCCAAAGGCCTATGCTAAGATCTTTACCCTTCCCAACCCAAGGTGAACTCTAGTCTACAAGAGCCAGCATTATTCCCAGGGAGACTTACTCACCGTTAGCATCGGCGTGGTCAGCAGCCCCCAGGCAAAGAACTCCAGGAAAATAACCACCACGGCGTGGTACACACTGGGCTCTCCGATCCCCTGTCGCTGCAAAACAGAGCTCCGTAAGTAACAAAACACACGTATCCTGATCTGCGATAGATTTGAGATGTGTGGTTGGATGCTGAAACATCAACTCTGACCTAAGCCATTCCCAAGGCGATTCAGTGCTGTCTAGTGCAGGTGAGCTCATGCTGCAGCATCTCTCCGTCCGGGGTCTACCAACACGTGCCCCTCCTACAAAGCtgcttgttttcaatttttttctccaagaactAATATCTTTGATACCATTATGCTTTCTCTAAACATGACCAAATGTATCATCCTTTCAATCCTCGCCTTAAGGACTTGGAAATGAAACACCTCAATTCTCTGCATATTTTGACAGCAGTACCTGCAATACCCCAGAAAAGACTCTGGGAGTTCGGGAAGGGAATTTTACTCCTCAACGCCAACTCCATCTACCCAGCGTGGTGGGAAAGGCAGGCCTTAGATCAGCTgttaaaaacccccacacctcAAGGCCTTGcttatctttctttccttaaagacTTCTCACTGTGCTTTCAGGGCAGCATTTGTTCTGTCACTTTTCCAAGTGCCAAATCTCAGCTGCTAGCCCAGGAGGTTTTTCCCTGCCACGTGGGACACACCGCCAAAGTCACGAGCTCACAAGGAAAACAAATCGCAAGGAACAGGAGGAAAGCACACAAATTTCAGCCGAATTACATTAGGGAACCACACGGGCCAAACATTTAGTAGCACGATGTGCTTTTCCACAGGAACCCATTTCTTATATTAGCAAACCATGTGATTTGAACTCACCAAGAACTGTAGTCTAGCCCTGATACATTATTAATAAAACCACCCAAAATGTCTGCAATCCCAGCAATTTAGACAGCTTCCAGCAGCTTGAAGAGTACCCAGAAGTTAAAAACGCTTCCATCAGCTGCGCAAATCTTGCATCCAAAGGAATATTGGATTTGGTATGGGAAACCTCAAATCTATGGGCATTTCTTCTAGGCTAAGAGAATGGGCTTTTGTATTAATTTCCTCACAGCTGACTAACATTTCTACACTGTGCTCTTGAGATACAAATCATTTAACGGACCAGACCAAAGATGTATCTGTATCAGTATCCTGCCTCCAGCATTCACTACTGACAGATTCTCAGGGACAGGAATTCAAGAAACTTGGCGTGTGAAGAGCAATCTTTTACCCAGTCACATCCTCCCAGGTTTTGACAGAATAATACTGCATCTCAGAGAGCTAATACAGCTGTAAGTTATTTGAAATAGGAGAGAAGGCAGCGAGGCATTAttctgctgaaatgctgtttATGTTCACAGACTCTATTAAAACTGTCTCCCGCAGACAGGCTAAGTCTGCTTAAAAAACAAGTCAACAGCATCAACACGAGAGGCACCCTACCCGAGGGGGACACGGTCATTAAAAGAAGTCAGTTTTATTGCACACGAATGAGATAATGTTTTGCAGCAGAGGGAGAAGCCCCAAGGCAGCACGAAGCCAGCAATTAAGAGTACAGCTCTCATTACCCACCTTGCTCCACCGGCTTAAGAGTCTCTCTCAGAAGAGAGCagtcctctcctcttccttccatcaTCCCCCTTTATACCTTCTCAAGCAGTTAAACATTTCTACCACATGACTGCAACAAAATTAACAGCCGATCTCTCTTTACGGAGTAGGTCCAGATCTAACCTGTTCACAGCTTAACGTCACTCCTTCCACTTATCAACCATCGTATCGTGTTAGACTCCTTAAACAATTTAGGATAGCTAATCCCCTTCAGAGTACGCGGCCACCCCACCGAACCACTCCTCTGGAGGATGCACAGCTGCTACCGCAAAATATAAAGATGCTacagaaaagaagtaaaaatatgcaaaaaggtTCTAGGAGCCCACAGGACAGGCCAGTGCCTCGCGACCAGAACCCCCTTCTCTCAAGAGAGCAAGCCCAGATGGAAAGAGCTTGCAACCATCTTAAGCTCAGGTGCGCCCACCTCACGGCTGTCTCCGTACAGGCAGGACGCTGCCGCCCGCGCTACCTGGAGCCTCTCGCAGCGCTCCTCTTCCCCACAGTAAAGACCTCCTCTCAAAAGGGGTAACCGCTCCCCCCAGGTTTGAAGGCAGCCTGTCATCCTCAAAGCGAGTGTTGGATGTCAGCGCTGACATCTCGCGGCTAGCGAACACCTGCACCCGGGGAAACAGGCCGAGAAGCCCGTCGGGAGGACGGCAGCCTCGCAGCCCTGAACGAGGGCAGAGCCACGCTCGTCCAcgccgcggggagccccggcgcaGCGGGGCTGTCAGCAGGCACTGCGGCTCCGGCACTGCCCCAGGGCCCGGCGCAGCGGCCGAGCCCCCGCCTGCGGCGGGCACGGGAAGAGGGCAGCGCGCCAGCCCGCAGGGCGGCATCTCCGTCGGGGTGAGGCCTcgccgccccggctcccggcggACCCCGCATCGCCCCCCTGGCCTGCCGCAGGCCCCCCGCTACCCgcggccccgcctgccccgggaccccgcgccggccgccgcgccccgcagccgggcccctCACGGCCCATGCTGCcgctccgccgcgccccgcgctcccgcccaGGCCTGGCCCCAGAGGCCGCACTGCCGCCCCCAAGGCCCCCAcgccgccgcccccagccccgacccaggctgccgcccgcccgggggcccTCGGTCCGGCCGCACggagcccagccccgggcccgCGCTCCCGCCCACCCCACGGCACCGCTCAGCCCCGGCCCAggcctccccgcgccccgggccccgcggccccccgcgctcACGCCGGCCCCGTCCCGGATGACGATCTTCTTGGCCAGCAGGACGCTGCGGTTGAGccgcttcttcttcttcttctcgcCGGTCATGGCGCCGCCGGGCCGCTGCCGTTCGCCGGCCTCCGCCGCTGCCCCATCCTCCCTgcggcgggccgcgccgcgccgagcccggGCCCGGACCCGGACCCGCACCGGGCGGGGgagcgccgggcccggggctgccgggcgcgggggcggcgccgcggggcgagggcggcggcccggctggcggcggcggagggcggcccgcccgcaggccccgccccgcggcccgccccgcccccgtcGCCCGGGCGACGGCGCTGACGGGCACTTCCGGcgctctgctccccagcgccCCACTGGCTGCCCCGCCTCTTCCCGGTCAGCCGGGCTGGCCTCTGATTGGCGCGGGAGAGCGGCGCCGCGCGGCCTCTTCCGCCGGGCTGGGAGGGCGGTGCCGCTGGCGTCACGGCACCTGCCGAGGGCGGCGCAAGGCACGACGGGAGgcgcgggcggggccgccgcggcggagcGCGGGGCATGCCGGGACGCGCCGGTCCTCCCCCGGGGGTCTGCGCGGCCGCCTCGCCTCGCGTCCtcgccggcagcggggagcgggggccgccggcagcggggagcggggcgccgCCCCGGGCGAGAGCGGCTGCTGCCCCGTCCCCCGGCCCTTACATCGCCCGCATCACCGACGCCTGACcgggcccggggcagcgccggccgcaTGGGCTGACACCGAGGGCtgccggggggagcggagcggccctgcccggcccggccctgccctgccctgccctgccctgcccggcccggccctgccctgccctgtcgGGGGGACGTCGGCCGCAGCCGAAGCGGGTGCCTGCCCCCGGGGCCGGCTGGCCGCgggcgggcagagctggggcggccccgggcgcagcTCGGGCAGGGCGTCGGTTTGCGCTCGCCGTGGGCCCGGCCGCCGTCCCGCCTGTCCGGGTGCAGCGCTGCCCTTGCCGAGGGTACCCCTCTCTCGGGTGCcccggcagggaggaggcagggcgCCGGCGGGCTCCCGGCGGTGGGGCTCGGGCTTGCCGCGGTGCGGGGACTGTGCGGTGCCCGTGCAGCGGCCGGGCCGcggtcctgctccctgcccgtgGCCGCCAGCCGGGCGGTGGCCGGGCTACCTCGGTGCGTCCGGGTTTTTCCTGCTCGGCGTCGGCGCGGTCCCCGCGTCCCGCAGCGCCTGCGGAGAATcgcggcggctggggctgggctgggggcagcggccgctcctgcctgccccgcgaaacgggcccgccgccccccgccgccgccgccccgggcctcCCCCTTGCTACGACCTGACTGAGCCCTCCTGGTGCCTGGCTTTCAAAAGCTTAACATTTCTTCTGGTTTCCGCAATGTATCTGAAATCAAACCGAGCCTCCATCAAGCCCCTGCGTCCCCCGTGCTCTCCCACCCGACCGCCTCTGTCTCGGACCagagctgccctctcccccccgcgtccccccggctCATTTTTGCCAGGCTCGCAGTCGCCGCAGGTGCTCCGGCAGATGGACGGTGAAGGGCAGGCCTGCTCTGCCGCCGGCTCTCCCGGCCCCTGCGCTGGCGTGCCTGCGGGCACCtcctggctggagcaggagccgGGTGGGGGGCAGGAAGGTGGAACAGGGACCCACGGGCACCCCGGGGGTGGTGGCACAGGAGGCCGCTGAGGGTCCTCCCTGCACCACCGCAGCCCCGCTTAGTGCCAGGCTGGTGGCTCGGCCGGCTTCAGTCGCGGTAGTTGTGGCCGAGCGCcttcctgggggggtcctggcccTTTCCCTGAGCCTGGTGCcaaggggagatggggagggggcagctgggCCCAGGGCTGGAGGGGCTCGGCACTGCCAGGGGGCTGCGATgcggctgccggtgctgcggTGGGAGAGCGGTGCCCGCCTCGGCACCGCCGGCGAGTCGCTTGCGTGCTTGGCTGTGCAGGCACGTGTTCTCCTCCCCTAATTAATCCTTCACGGATTGGAGAGCACTTGATGTTGATTCCCCTAATGCAGTGCCAGAGGTGTAAGGAGATTAATTAGGCACGGTTTAGAAAAGTTATGCAAATCGGGTGCCACTGGggagtggcgggggggggcaaccctgctcgccccccccccccccccgctcgtGTTGGCCGCCCCAGCGGCATCGCTCGATCCGGGGTCTGGGGCTGCTGACCAGCGTGCACATGTGGCAGTGACCGGGAGAGCCCGGAGGGGTCTCGTGGCGGGGCAGGACGCTGCCCCGCAGAGCAGCGGGTGACGAGACGCTGCGGGGCTCCCCCCTGCCCACGGGGCGCCCGAGGCTGCGATCCAGCCTGTAGTCACGGAGGCTTTCCTTTAAGTAATGATTAAAAGCAGCCGGGGGAAAGCCCTTGATGTGAAGCTAACTCTCCAGAGCCTGAGACCGGCTGCAAATGAGATGAAAATAATCCCCTGGCCTCCAGGGACTTGTGCAGGAGCGGGGAGCAGCTCcatctccccagggctgcaggcaaaCGCACTGCTGCGGTGGGCAGGGtctggcaggggctgctgggctctgtgccCAGCTTTGCTCCCGTCCCCATGCCGTGGGGTGCCCGGTCCCGTCCCCACGCCACGGGGTGCCGCAGTCCCCAGAGCGCTCTGCACGCGGCATGGGGTAAAACGCCCGTGACCTCCACGGGGACCCGGCGCCTTCCCTCCGGCCGACCCCCAGCCCCCGGCAACCTGCACCCAGAGCCGCCCACACCGGGCAGGGACGCGAGTCCCCGCCGGGCTCCGCTGCAGCCGCCTCGAGAGCACGGAGGAGCCCAACTCGTTCCAGTGCTCTGCAgcggtttaaaaacaaaaccagggagggcagagagaggagagagcagagaagcGGTTCCTAATATGGCAACAGCAGATGTAATTCTATTACCTTGATTTATTGATCGCACTTAGAGCAATTACTGGCTTTCACCCCATCAcctgccagggagcaggagaCAGCGAGGAGAAGGCAAGACAAAGGCGGCCGCGCGTT
Encoded here:
- the LOC142420516 gene encoding hippocampus abundant transcript 1 protein-like isoform X1 — encoded protein: MTGEKKKKKRLNRSVLLAKKIVIRDGAGRQGIGEPSVYHAVVVIFLEFFAWGLLTTPMLTVLHQTFPQHTFLMNGLIHGVKGLLSFLSAPLIGALSDVWGRKSFLLLTVFFTCAPIPLMKISPWWYFAVISMSGVFAVTFSVIFAYVADITQEHERSTAYGLVSATFAASLVTSPAIGAYLSQAYGDTLVVVLASGVALLDIGFILLAVPESLPEEMRPVSWGAPISWEQADPFASLRKVGQDSTVLLICITVFLSYLPEAGQYSSFFLYLRQVIGFSSETVAAFIGVVGILSILAQTVVLGILMRSIGNKNTILLGLGFQILQLAWYGFGSQPWMMWAAGAVAAMSSITFPAISAMVSRNADPDQQGVVQGMITGIRGLCNGLGPALYGFVFYLFHVELNEMAEVETLGKASKPNMANPTDESSIIPGPPFLFGACSVLLSLLVALFIPEHNLALRSGSHKKHSNGAQTHTHSPQAGGSDGKEPLLEDSSV
- the LOC142420516 gene encoding hippocampus abundant transcript 1 protein-like isoform X2; amino-acid sequence: MLTVLHQTFPQHTFLMNGLIHGVKFGVLLANLMQNEELTERRYQGLLSFLSAPLIGALSDVWGRKSFLLLTVFFTCAPIPLMKISPWWYFAVISMSGVFAVTFSVIFAYVADITQEHERSTAYGLVSATFAASLVTSPAIGAYLSQAYGDTLVVVLASGVALLDIGFILLAVPESLPEEMRPVSWGAPISWEQADPFASLRKVGQDSTVLLICITVFLSYLPEAGQYSSFFLYLRQVIGFSSETVAAFIGVVGILSILAQTVVLGILMRSIGNKNTILLGLGFQILQLAWYGFGSQPWMMWAAGAVAAMSSITFPAISAMVSRNADPDQQGVVQGMITGIRGLCNGLGPALYGFVFYLFHVELNEMAEVETLGKASKPNMANPTDESSIIPGPPFLFGACSVLLSLLVALFIPEHNLALRSGSHKKHSNGAQTHTHSPQAGGSDGKEPLLEDSSV